From a region of the Hemibagrus wyckioides isolate EC202008001 linkage group LG06, SWU_Hwy_1.0, whole genome shotgun sequence genome:
- the gja10b gene encoding gap junction protein alpha 10 b: MGDWNLLGSILEEVHIHSTIVGKIWLTILFIFRMLVLGVAAEDVWDDEQSEFVCNTEQPGCKNVCYDQAFPISLIRYWVLQIIFVSSPSLVYMGHALYRLRALEKERHKKKAQLKVELEGMEGILDEHKRIERELRKLEEQKRVRKAPLRGSLLRTYVLHILTRSVVEVGFILGQYALYGIGLSPLYKCERDPCPNIVDCFVSRPTEKNIFMNFMLGIAGVSLFLNILEIFHLGVKKIKQSIYGNMHSGDDESLCRSKKSSMVQQACVLTDCLPQKFAHITQTSYAIVNDGQVEALPHHMPASHPLPTPEAPTSNGPGSEQSKQTRVPSQPEIQAIRQLGATERLSTVDNRGHSSSSDDSGPKVSGPLKGAGQLPRASLRASNIEIPASLQNSARKQSRVSACKDLSEESDSPEHYPTGRKASFMSRGLSESRLAIPLDSPMSKSGSESEAKQLAQSESPAMTPPPAGGRRMSMSMILELSSIMKK; this comes from the exons ATGGGGGATTGGAATCTTTTGGGAAGCATTTTGGAGGAAGTTCATATCCATTCCACCATCGTGGGCAAAATCTGGCTGACCATCCTCTTTATCTTTCGCATGCTGGTCCTTGGCGTTGCTGCTGAGGATGTCTGGGATGACGAACAAAGCGAGTTTGTGTGTAACACCGAGCAGCCCGGGTGCAAGAATGTCTGCTATGACCAAGCTTTTCCCATCTCCCTCATCAGGTACTGGGTCCTGCAGATCATCTTTGTATCATCACCTTCTCTGGTGTACATGGGCCATGCGCTGTACCGACTGCGTGCTCTGGAGAAGGAGAGGCACAAGAAGAAGGCTCAGCTTAAAGTAGAGCTGGAGGGGATGGAGGGCATCCTGGATGAACATAAAAGGATTGAGAGGGAACTGAGGAAACTGGAAGAACAGAAGAGAGTCAGGAAGGCACCTCTGAGGGGTTCCCTACTGCGTACCTACGTGCTTCATATTTTGACCAGGTCAGTGGTTGAAGTGGGCTTTATTCTGGGTCAGTATGCCCTTTATGGTATTGGTCTGTCCCCACTATacaagtgtgagagagacccCTGCCCCAACATTGTGGACTGTTTCGTGTCCAGGCCAacagagaaaaatattttcatgaacTTTATGCTGGGCATCGCCGGGGTTTCGCTCTTCCTAAACATCTTGGAGATCTTTCACCTGGGCGTGAAAAAGATCAAGCAGAGCATATATGGCAACATGCATAGCGGAGATGATGAGAGTCTTTGCAGGTCAAAGAAAAGCTCCATGGTCCAGCAAGCATGTGTCCTTACAGACTGCCTGCCGCAGAAATTTGCACACATAACCCAAACATCCTATGCCATAGTGAACGACGGGCAGGTGGAGGCTTTGCCACACCACATGCCTGCTAGCCACCCTCTGCCCACCCCTGAGGCACCAACCAGTAATGGTCCTGGATCTGAGCAGTCCAAGCAGACACGTGTCCCGAGCCAGCCTGAGATCCAGGCCATCCGTCAACTAGGTGCCACAGAGCGGCTTTCCACCGTGGACAACCGTGGCCACTCTTCCAGCAGCGACGACTCCGGACCCAAGGTATCCGGACCTCTGAAGGGTGCTGGTCAGCTACCTCGAGCGTCCCTCAGAGCCAGCAACATCGAGATCCCAGCATCCCTTCAGAACTCTGCACGCAAGCAAAGTCGGGTGAGTGCATGCAAGGACCTGAGTGAGGAGAGTGATTCGCCAGAACACTACCCCACAGGTAGGAAAGCTAGCTTCATGTCCCGTGGGCTTTCTGAGAGCAGACTGGCCATTCCACTAGACAGTCCAATGTCCAAAAGCGGCTCAGAGTCAGAGGCCAAGCAGCTGGCTCAAAGCGAAAGCCCTGCCATGACCCCTCCACCTGCCGGTGGCCGCCGCATGTCAATG AGCATGATCCTGGAACTGTCTTCGATCATGAAAAAGTGA